AGGAGGTTTTTACCCGGGTGACCGAGGCCCGGGCCGCCATTCAGCAGGCCGGTTCGGTGGACGAGCGGGCGCGGGCCGAAAACATGCTCACCCAGACCTTGAAAAGCCTTTTCGCCGTGGCCGAGAACTATCCCCAGCTCAAGGCCAACCAGAATTTCCTCAGCCTCCAGGAGGAACTCACCTCCACCGAAAACCGGATCTCGTTCGCCCGACAGCACTACAACGACCAGGTCATGATCCTCAACACCAGAATTGAAACGTTCCCCAGCAACCTCGTGGCCGGAAAATTCGGTTTCACCAGGGAGCCTTTCTTCGAAACCGAGGCCGCCGCCGAAAAAGAACCGGTGAAGGTCTCTTTTTAATTCAATCGAGCTCGGGCAAACATCGAAAGACAACGTTCATGTACGAGGAAATTTCCCGGAATAAGCGTAATTCCCTGCTCCTGATCGCCGTTTTCTGCCTGGTGGTGATGGGCATCGGCTACCTGGTGAGCGCCGCCACGGGTTCGCCCGCGTTTCTGGCGGCGGCGTTCGTCTTCGCGGTGGTTTTCTCCCTCAACGGCTACTATTTCGGAGACCGGATGGTTCTCCTGGCCAGCCGCGCCCGCGAGGCCGATCCCGTACAGTACCGCCAGCTCTACAACGTGGTGGAGGAACTGACCCTGGCCTCGGGGCTGCCGATGCCCAAACTCTACATTATCGCGGACGACGACGCCCCCAACGCCTTCGCCACCGGCCGGGATCCGGAGCACGCTTCCATCGCGGTCACCACCGCTCTGCTGGAGCGGCTCAACCGCGAGGAACTCCAGGGCGTCCTGGCTCACGAACTCAGCCATGTCGGAAACCGCGACATTCTTTTCGCCACCCTGGTCGGCGTTCTGGTGGGAATCATCGCCCTGCTCTGCGATTTTTTCCTGCGCTATACCTTCTGGGGCGGCGGCGGCCGGAGGAACCGATCCGGGGGCGGAGGCGGAGGCAACACCCTCATTCTCGTCGCCGCCCTGGTCCTGGCGGTCCTGGCCCCGATCGCGGCCAAGCTGATCCAGCTGGCGATATCGCGGCAGCGTGAGTATCTGGCCGACGCCGCGGGGGCGAAAATGACCCGCAACCCCGAAGGGCTGGCGCGGGCGCTGGAAAAGATTGCCCTTTCGCCCGGAAAGCTGGAGGCGGCCAACCGGGCCACTCAGCACCTTTACTTCGTCAACCCGATGATGGGGCTGAAGGGAAAACAACTGTCGGGCCTTTTCAGCACCCACCCCCCGGTAGAGGAAAGGATCAAGCGGCTCCGCGGACTCTAAGCCCGAAATGAACGAAGAACTCAAGCGGACGCTGGGCACCCTCGATATCTTCAGCATCGCCGCCGGCGCCATGATATCTTCGGGGCTTTTCGTCCTGCCCGGCTTCGCCTACGAGCGGTGCGGGCCGGCGGTCATCCTGGCTTATTTCGCCGCCGGCCTGATGGTAATCCCCGCCCTTCTGGCCCAGACCGAACTGGCCACGGCCATGCCCCGTTCCGGGGGGACGTATTTCTTCGTGGACCGCAGCCTCGGCTCCCTGACCGGAACCCTGGCCGGACTGGCCAACTGGTTTTCCATCGCCTTCAAGGGGGCCTTCGCCCTGACCGGCATCGGCGCCTTCGCCGGCCTGATTTTCCCCGGGCTGGGCTCCTTCGAGACCCGCCTGATCGCGGCGGGGGCCTGCCTGGTTTTCGCCGTCCTCAACCTTGTCTCCGTCCGGCACACCGGCCGGATGCAGACCATACTGGTCGGGCTGCTTCTCGCCGTTCTCCTCTTCTTCGTCGTCGGCGGCATGGAAGAAATATCCCTGGACCACTACCGGGGCTTCCTGGCCAAGGGTTGGAAGAGCGTTTTCGCCACCGCCGGCCTGATATTCGTCTCTTTCGGGGGTTTGACCAAGGCCGCCAGCGTC
This genomic stretch from bacterium harbors:
- a CDS encoding LemA family protein, which encodes MIALWVIVGLIVVIAIWVVGAYNGLVRLRQRVRNAWSQIDVQLKRRFDLIPNLVETVKGYAAHEKEVFTRVTEARAAIQQAGSVDERARAENMLTQTLKSLFAVAENYPQLKANQNFLSLQEELTSTENRISFARQHYNDQVMILNTRIETFPSNLVAGKFGFTREPFFETEAAAEKEPVKVSF
- a CDS encoding M48 family metallopeptidase, which gives rise to MYEEISRNKRNSLLLIAVFCLVVMGIGYLVSAATGSPAFLAAAFVFAVVFSLNGYYFGDRMVLLASRAREADPVQYRQLYNVVEELTLASGLPMPKLYIIADDDAPNAFATGRDPEHASIAVTTALLERLNREELQGVLAHELSHVGNRDILFATLVGVLVGIIALLCDFFLRYTFWGGGGRRNRSGGGGGGNTLILVAALVLAVLAPIAAKLIQLAISRQREYLADAAGAKMTRNPEGLARALEKIALSPGKLEAANRATQHLYFVNPMMGLKGKQLSGLFSTHPPVEERIKRLRGL